A portion of the Gossypium arboreum isolate Shixiya-1 chromosome 8, ASM2569848v2, whole genome shotgun sequence genome contains these proteins:
- the LOC128296340 gene encoding protein NONRESPONDING TO OXYLIPINS 2, mitochondrial-like isoform X1 produces the protein MASICNRFISRSSPFIKSAVRSNGPKSSFSRSAAAPSISSPLPSPSISPLRRFSSRCPSELGSVQSLLPLHSAVAVARMTSCLSTTSRSCRALSQGTLCCTYPGL, from the exons ATGGCTTCAATTTGCAACAGATTCATCAGTAGATCATCACCCTTCATCAAATCCGCTGTTAGATCTAACGGTCCAAAATCCTCTTTTTCCAGATCCGCCGCCGCTCCCTCCATTTCCTCACCTCTCCCCTCCCCTTCCATATCTCCTCTTCGCCGTTTCTCCTCCAG GTGTCCATCGGAGCTGGGATCTGTGCAGTCACTGTTGCCGCTACACAGCGCAGTGGCAGTGGCGAGGATGACTTCATGCCTAAGCACAACATCGAGGAGTTGCCGGGCTCTTTCTCAGGGTACACTCTGCTGCACCTATCCCGGCCTCTAG
- the LOC128296340 gene encoding protein NONRESPONDING TO OXYLIPINS 2, mitochondrial-like isoform X2, which yields MASICNRFISRSSPFIKSAVRSNGPKSSFSRSAAAPSISSPLPSPSISPLRRFSSRCPSELGSVQSLLPLHSAVAVARMTSCLSTTSRSCRALSQEFGQSVPR from the exons ATGGCTTCAATTTGCAACAGATTCATCAGTAGATCATCACCCTTCATCAAATCCGCTGTTAGATCTAACGGTCCAAAATCCTCTTTTTCCAGATCCGCCGCCGCTCCCTCCATTTCCTCACCTCTCCCCTCCCCTTCCATATCTCCTCTTCGCCGTTTCTCCTCCAG GTGTCCATCGGAGCTGGGATCTGTGCAGTCACTGTTGCCGCTACACAGCGCAGTGGCAGTGGCGAGGATGACTTCATGCCTAAGCACAACATCGAGGAGTTGCCGGGCTCTTTCTCAGG
- the LOC128296340 gene encoding protein NONRESPONDING TO OXYLIPINS 2, mitochondrial-like isoform X3, whose amino-acid sequence MASICNRFISRSSPFIKSAVRSNGPKSSFSRSAAAPSISSPLPSPSISPLRRFSSRCPSELGSVQSLLPLHSAVAVARMTSCLSTTSRSCRALSQDGIDGT is encoded by the exons ATGGCTTCAATTTGCAACAGATTCATCAGTAGATCATCACCCTTCATCAAATCCGCTGTTAGATCTAACGGTCCAAAATCCTCTTTTTCCAGATCCGCCGCCGCTCCCTCCATTTCCTCACCTCTCCCCTCCCCTTCCATATCTCCTCTTCGCCGTTTCTCCTCCAG GTGTCCATCGGAGCTGGGATCTGTGCAGTCACTGTTGCCGCTACACAGCGCAGTGGCAGTGGCGAGGATGACTTCATGCCTAAGCACAACATCGAGGAGTTGCCGGGCTCTTTCTCAGG
- the LOC128296340 gene encoding protein NONRESPONDING TO OXYLIPINS 2, mitochondrial-like isoform X4, with product MASICNRFISRSSPFIKSAVRSNGPKSSFSRSAAAPSISSPLPSPSISPLRRFSSRCPSELGSVQSLLPLHSAVAVARMTSCLSTTSRSCRALSQGT from the exons ATGGCTTCAATTTGCAACAGATTCATCAGTAGATCATCACCCTTCATCAAATCCGCTGTTAGATCTAACGGTCCAAAATCCTCTTTTTCCAGATCCGCCGCCGCTCCCTCCATTTCCTCACCTCTCCCCTCCCCTTCCATATCTCCTCTTCGCCGTTTCTCCTCCAG GTGTCCATCGGAGCTGGGATCTGTGCAGTCACTGTTGCCGCTACACAGCGCAGTGGCAGTGGCGAGGATGACTTCATGCCTAAGCACAACATCGAGGAGTTGCCGGGCTCTTTCTCAGG